Proteins encoded in a region of the Streptococcus sanguinis genome:
- a CDS encoding DUF4044 domain-containing protein, translating to MAFGDNGQRKKTGFEKLTMLVVIIMLIVTVGAIFASALSAIF from the coding sequence GTGGCTTTTGGAGATAACGGACAACGCAAAAAAACAGGATTTGAAAAATTGACGATGCTGGTCGTGATTATCATGCTCATCGTGACAGTTGGAGCAATCTTTGCTTCTGCTCTCAGCGCAATCTTTTAA